Genomic DNA from Actinopolymorpha sp. NPDC004070:
GGTCCGGACTCGACAGTTTCCACAGCCAGCCGATCGGGCGCAGCCCGAGGCGCGCGGCCACCCGCTGGGAGGAGAGGTTGTCCGCGGACGTGCTGTAGAACGGCAGCCGCCCCGTACCCCGGGTCAACGTCGCCCAGTGCGCGGTGACCGTGGTGGCGAGCCCGCGCCCTCGCGCGTCCGGGTGGGTCCAGACTCCGGCCTCGGCGCCCCGGGAGTCGGCGACCGGAGTGTGCGCGACGGCGAGGACGAGTGCGTCGCGGACCGCGATCGCCCACGGGCCGAGCGACCCGCTGAGCAGGTCGGCCCACTCCTCACCGGTCCAGGTGGCGGGGGTCGCGGCGGCGCGCAGGACCTCCCTGGCCTCGGTCCCGTCGTCGGAGCGCACGATCCGTACGGCTGCCGCGTCGTTGTCGTACGTACGCCCGTCGGTGTTCGGCGTCACCGTGCTCGGGACCAGGTAACTCGGCCCGGCCGAGACCACCACCGGGCCGAGCGAGCCGGTGATTCGTTGCCGGCAGTACGAGAGAAACTCCGGCGGCCGACCGGGTTCGGCGTCCCCTTGCATGCCTTCCACCGCGGCCTCGAACGTCTTGGTCAGGTCGTCGGCCACGTCGTCGGGCACGTCCTCACCGACCGCCAGCATGTGGCCGTCGTCGGCGACGCCGAGGACGACGTGGTGTGCCTTCCGCAGTCGCCCGCGGGCGTCTCGGTTCCAGAGGACGTCCATCTCCGTGGCGAGCAGGTCGACGGATCGGGTAGCCGGCATGGAGGCAGACCCTACCGACGTCGTCGAGGACTCCGACAGTGCTTTCCGTCCGGGTGACGCGGCGCGGTCCGTACCCTCGCCCGTCGTGGCTTCCCGGGCCGGCCGTGATCACGTCACGCCGGGCCGCCGGCAGTACCACGGTGATAGCCGACTCCCGGGGGATGCCGGTGCCCGTCGCCCACGCGGTAGGCAAGGTCAGGTTGACAGGCAGCACGCGACATCTCCTCCGGATGTGCTCTGGGACACGACCTCGAAGCCGGCACGGGTGAGTTCCGCACGAAGCGCTTCCGGCCGCAGGTGGCGGCGATGCGGCAGATACCAGATGCCGTCGGTCCGCGTCGCGCTGTCCAGTTCCTCTCCGGCGGCGACCGGGGCCGGCACCTCCTCGTAGCAGATGCCGGTGGCCTCGTCGTACCGGAATCCGTCCTCGTAGTCACGCTCCGGCTCGTACATCGCCGTCGAGACCAGGTAGTGGCCGCCGGACGCGAGCCGGGCGCGCACCGCGGCGTACAGGTCGGCCCGGTCCGCGTCCGTGACGATGGATTGCAGGCAGAAGCTGTCCACCACGAGGTCGTACCTCTCGTCGGCGGGTACTTTCGCCAGTGCGCACATGTCCTGGACGTCGAACCTGATGTCAAGGCCGCGTTGCCGCGCGAACTCGCGAGCGAGTGCGATCGCCCGTGGGATCAGGTCGACGGCGTGGACCCGGAACCCCCGCGAGGCGAGGAAACAGGCTGCCGGACCGGTGCCACAGCCGTACTCGAGTACGTTCACCTCTGCCGGCGCCGGCAGGTCGAGTCGCGCCAGGGTGCGTTCGAGGAACCGCCGGTTGGGGAACTCCTCATAGGAGTTCGGGCTGCCGCTCTCGAAGAGTTCGTCCCACTGGGTGAGCCCGCGCCGTGCGATCTGTTCGTACGCGGCTTCGTGTTCGGCGTAGTAGTACGGCATGTCAGACCTCCGTGCTCGCGACCCGGGCCGGCGGACGCCGCCAGTCTTGCTGGTGCGGCAAGCACGTGTACAACGACTTTAGGACGCGTGCGCAGCCGGGAACGGCTCGCTCGGGCTTCAGGGGCGGAGGATTCTCTGCTGTCGATCCACCCACTCCGGCGGTACGTATTCGGGGTGGCCGTGTGCTCCCATGCGGACTTGCCATCCTTTGTGGTGGACGGTGACGTGGTGGTAGCGGCACAGGAGTACGCCGTTGTTCAGGTCTGTTGGGCCGCCGTGGTCCCAGGCGGTCATGTGATGGGTGATGCAGCGTGGTTCGGGGATGTTGCAGCCGGGGAAGTGGCAGTGGCTGCCGTCGCGGATCGCCAGAGCACGGCGCTGGTGTTCTTTGAAGTACCGGTCGGAGCGGCCGAGGTCGAGCACGTGCCCGTCTCCTGCGAGGACGACGGGGATGAGGTCGGCCTCGCACGCCAGCCGTCGCACGGTGGCGGCGGAGATGGCTTTGCCGTCGGTGCCGAGGTAGCGGGCTGATCCGCCGCCTCCGCATTTCGGGCACCCGTCGTGCGGGTCGATGGCAGCCTCCGACCCGGCCGTACCGGGTTTGGTGTTCGGTTGTGGGCGCTGCCCCGGTGTTCGAGGTGGCGGTATCCCGTCCCCGAGCGAACCTGTGTCGGGTGATGGCCGTTTCGGCTTACCTACTTGTGCCTTCCGGCCTTCGCCCTGGCCTGCTGCCTCCCGCGGTGTCGGTTCACCGGCGTGGCCAGGCTTCTTGGCCGCACTCCCAGCGGTGTTGGTCGCCTTCGCAGTCCCGTACTTGGGGTCGGTGCTGGGGCAGGTGCAGGGCCTGGGGCGGATGGGGGTGGCGGTGTCGTCGATGGTCCCCGCACCCGTGCCCTTCAGGAGGGTGTCGAGGGGGATGGTGACCGTGACCTGGGGTGGTCTGCCGCCGCGGACGGGTGCGGTGGAGGCGGCGGCGAGCAGGCCGAGCGCTTCGGCGAACGCGTCCCCGCGCCGCTGCTCGATCGAACGCAGATCCGGCTCCGGTCCTTTGTTGGGTTCGGCGAGGGGTTCGATGATCTTGCGGAGCAGTTCCATCTCCCACACCGGCAGGGTGATCCGCACCGACTCCGACTGCGGGATCCCGTTGGGGACGTAGCGAAGGGAGCGTTTCTGTTCGGCCTTGCGGTCCTTGCGCTCCAACTCCTCTCCCAGCAGCCGTTCGGCCTCTTCGGGGGCGATCCGTTCCAGCAGGGGCTCGCCCAGCCTGCGGAGCTCGTCGGGGTTGTGGGTCCGGGCGGCCTCGATCAGGAACTCCTCACCCCGGTCACGTTCGTCAGCACCGACGTATTCGGGGAGTTTCTTGATCGCCTCGGCGATCACGCCGGCCTGCCGGGCCGACACCACCCCCGCCGCCAACGCCTCACCGGTCAGCCGGGCCTCCTTATCCAGGACCCTGGCCAGCCCCACGGCGGCGGACGCTTCCTTCTGTGCGTACCGCTGCGCGGTGCGCAGGTAGACCGTGGCGTTCGGCGAGCCGGTCAGCTTCCCGATGTCACAGGCTTCGGCCTGGCGGACCAGGGCCAGTTCCAGTGCTTCGAAGCGGGCCTTCTTCGCCCGCGCCCTGGCGAGCACCAGCCCGCACTCCTCCGCGGTCAAAGAGCCCTTCGAGACCACCCACGCCTCGTCCAGGAACGGGTCCACCGAGTCGAGCGCAGCCAGGATCCGGTCGGCGGCACCGCCACCGGTCCAGGCACCCCACTCACTCGAAGACATGATCGAATGCTATCGGCGACCACCGACAAGCGAGCCGTTGTCCACAAGGGAAAGTCGACGAAGACGGGTGATGTCCGTAGGTACACGAGGTCACCTGTTCACCTGTGGATCGAAGCAGCGCCAACCGGCAGTCGCGCCGACTCGACGGTGACCGCTCGTAGTCGCCACGCGGGGGATGTTGACACCCCGTGAGTCCGGGCAACGAGTGCGCCGGTCGCCGACGTACGCCCCAGTAGA
This window encodes:
- a CDS encoding GNAT family N-acetyltransferase, with product MPATRSVDLLATEMDVLWNRDARGRLRKAHHVVLGVADDGHMLAVGEDVPDDVADDLTKTFEAAVEGMQGDAEPGRPPEFLSYCRQRITGSLGPVVVSAGPSYLVPSTVTPNTDGRTYDNDAAAVRIVRSDDGTEAREVLRAAATPATWTGEEWADLLSGSLGPWAIAVRDALVLAVAHTPVADSRGAEAGVWTHPDARGRGLATTVTAHWATLTRGTGRLPFYSTSADNLSSQRVAARLGLRPIGWLWKLSSPDRLGVHAHRTWRSG
- a CDS encoding DUF222 domain-containing protein translates to MSSSEWGAWTGGGAADRILAALDSVDPFLDEAWVVSKGSLTAEECGLVLARARAKKARFEALELALVRQAEACDIGKLTGSPNATVYLRTAQRYAQKEASAAVGLARVLDKEARLTGEALAAGVVSARQAGVIAEAIKKLPEYVGADERDRGEEFLIEAARTHNPDELRRLGEPLLERIAPEEAERLLGEELERKDRKAEQKRSLRYVPNGIPQSESVRITLPVWEMELLRKIIEPLAEPNKGPEPDLRSIEQRRGDAFAEALGLLAAASTAPVRGGRPPQVTVTIPLDTLLKGTGAGTIDDTATPIRPRPCTCPSTDPKYGTAKATNTAGSAAKKPGHAGEPTPREAAGQGEGRKAQVGKPKRPSPDTGSLGDGIPPPRTPGQRPQPNTKPGTAGSEAAIDPHDGCPKCGGGGSARYLGTDGKAISAATVRRLACEADLIPVVLAGDGHVLDLGRSDRYFKEHQRRALAIRDGSHCHFPGCNIPEPRCITHHMTAWDHGGPTDLNNGVLLCRYHHVTVHHKGWQVRMGAHGHPEYVPPEWVDRQQRILRP
- a CDS encoding class I SAM-dependent methyltransferase — its product is MPYYYAEHEAAYEQIARRGLTQWDELFESGSPNSYEEFPNRRFLERTLARLDLPAPAEVNVLEYGCGTGPAACFLASRGFRVHAVDLIPRAIALAREFARQRGLDIRFDVQDMCALAKVPADERYDLVVDSFCLQSIVTDADRADLYAAVRARLASGGHYLVSTAMYEPERDYEDGFRYDEATGICYEEVPAPVAAGEELDSATRTDGIWYLPHRRHLRPEALRAELTRAGFEVVSQSTSGGDVACCLST